In a single window of the Leisingera daeponensis DSM 23529 genome:
- the truB gene encoding tRNA pseudouridine(55) synthase TruB — MARKRKGRDISGWLVVDKPAGLTSTAVVNKVRWALDAKKAGHAGTLDPEATGVLAVALGEATKTVPYITDALKAYTFTVRLGQATNTDDAEGEVIAQSDARPTDEQIKEALLPFLGEIMQVPPKFSAVKIDGQRAYKLARDGEDVQIEARPLWVEELIMLDRPDADHVVLEMTCGKGGYVRSIARDLGTALGCYGHVKELRRIWSGPFDAEDGISLERIDELAKSPELDHYLRPLEEGLADLPELKCTPQGAVRLRNGNPGMVVATDVEYGEEAWASLDGKAVAVGIYKSGELHPSRVFVQPE; from the coding sequence ATGGCACGCAAACGCAAAGGGCGCGATATTTCCGGCTGGCTGGTGGTGGATAAGCCTGCGGGGCTGACCTCGACCGCGGTTGTGAACAAGGTGCGCTGGGCGCTGGATGCCAAGAAGGCTGGCCATGCGGGCACCCTTGACCCCGAGGCAACCGGTGTTCTGGCCGTGGCGCTGGGCGAGGCGACCAAGACCGTTCCCTATATCACCGACGCGCTGAAGGCCTATACCTTCACGGTGCGGCTGGGGCAGGCGACCAACACCGATGACGCCGAGGGCGAGGTGATCGCGCAGAGCGACGCGCGCCCCACCGACGAGCAGATCAAGGAGGCGCTGCTGCCATTCCTGGGCGAGATCATGCAGGTGCCGCCCAAGTTCTCCGCCGTGAAAATCGATGGCCAGCGCGCCTATAAGCTCGCCCGCGATGGTGAAGATGTGCAAATCGAGGCCCGGCCGCTGTGGGTGGAAGAGCTGATCATGCTGGACCGCCCCGACGCGGACCACGTGGTTCTGGAAATGACCTGCGGCAAGGGCGGCTACGTGCGCTCGATCGCCCGCGATTTGGGGACTGCGCTGGGCTGTTATGGCCACGTCAAGGAACTGCGCCGGATTTGGTCTGGCCCGTTTGATGCCGAAGACGGCATCTCGCTGGAGCGGATCGACGAACTGGCGAAATCGCCGGAACTCGACCATTATCTGCGGCCCCTGGAGGAAGGCCTGGCCGATCTGCCGGAACTGAAATGCACCCCGCAGGGAGCCGTGCGGCTTCGCAATGGCAACCCGGGCATGGTCGTGGCAACGGATGTGGAGTACGGCGAAGAAGCCTGGGCCTCGCTGGACGGCAAGGCGGTGGCTGTGGGGATCTATAAATCGGGTGAGCTGCACCCCAGCCGGGTGTTTGTGCAACCGGAGTGA
- a CDS encoding RluA family pseudouridine synthase: protein MAVSSEYTPPQDPLDILHHDAELLAVNKPAGLLSVPGRGEHLADCLIARVQAVFPEALLVHRLDRDTSGVMVFGLTPHAQRHLSMQFEKRTAKKAYVARVEGQLEPRSGTVDLPLIVDWPNRPKQMVCHETGKPAVTDWRVMKYEDGATRVRLTPKTGRSHQLRVHMLSLGHPILGDPLYASGAALDHPRLMLHSEELRIKHPDSGESLKFRVKPDF, encoded by the coding sequence ATGGCCGTTTCAAGCGAATACACCCCGCCGCAGGACCCGCTGGACATCCTGCACCACGACGCCGAGCTCTTGGCGGTGAACAAGCCTGCGGGCCTTTTGTCGGTGCCGGGCCGCGGCGAGCATCTGGCCGACTGCCTGATCGCCCGCGTTCAGGCCGTGTTCCCCGAGGCGCTGCTGGTGCACCGGCTGGACCGCGACACCTCCGGCGTGATGGTGTTCGGCCTTACTCCCCATGCTCAGCGGCACTTGTCGATGCAGTTCGAAAAGCGCACTGCAAAAAAGGCCTATGTGGCACGGGTTGAGGGACAGCTGGAACCGCGCAGCGGCACCGTGGACCTGCCGCTGATCGTCGACTGGCCGAACCGGCCCAAACAGATGGTCTGCCATGAGACCGGCAAGCCCGCCGTCACCGACTGGCGGGTTATGAAATACGAAGACGGCGCCACCCGGGTGCGGCTGACGCCCAAGACCGGACGTTCGCACCAACTGCGCGTGCATATGCTGTCGCTGGGCCACCCAATCCTGGGCGACCCGCTTTATGCCAGCGGTGCAGCTCTGGACCACCCTCGGCTGATGCTGCACTCCGAGGAGCTGCGGATCAAACATCCCGATAGCGGCGAGTCGCTGAAGTTCAGGGTAAAACCGGACTTCTGA
- a CDS encoding helix-turn-helix domain-containing protein: MSAPHQMIAAAIQRERNRAGKSLSALAAQAGIAKSTLSQLEAGNGNPSLETLWALAAALGVPLSLLFETEAPSTTLIRAAEGEPLESEQSDFTAVLLSRCPSNVRRDIYRVVMQPGEARRAQPHPRGTVEHMLVCSGQMRAGPDGQQDVLQPGDYYTYPGDRPHSYEALQADTLFLMVMEAP; the protein is encoded by the coding sequence ATGTCAGCGCCCCATCAGATGATCGCCGCGGCAATTCAGCGTGAGCGCAACCGCGCAGGCAAGTCGCTGTCGGCGCTGGCTGCGCAGGCTGGAATTGCCAAATCGACCCTGTCACAGCTGGAGGCAGGCAACGGAAACCCCAGTTTAGAGACGCTTTGGGCTCTGGCCGCGGCGCTGGGTGTCCCGCTGAGCCTGTTGTTTGAGACCGAAGCACCTTCCACCACCCTGATCCGCGCGGCGGAGGGCGAGCCGCTGGAGTCGGAGCAGTCGGATTTCACCGCGGTGCTGCTGTCGCGCTGTCCCTCGAATGTACGGCGGGATATTTACCGGGTGGTGATGCAGCCGGGAGAAGCCCGCCGCGCCCAGCCGCATCCGCGTGGCACGGTGGAGCATATGCTGGTCTGTTCCGGGCAGATGCGGGCGGGACCGGACGGGCAGCAAGATGTTCTGCAGCCCGGCGACTATTATACCTATCCCGGCGACCGCCCCCACAGCTATGAGGCGCTGCAGGCGGATACGCTTTTTCTGATGGTGATGGAGGCGCCGTGA
- a CDS encoding AzlC family ABC transporter permease — translation MFDIVDQSRHFHRNYAMTLQGLPHSGTVRSQLTAGLRDILPLAVGVGVYGLAFGLLAAQARMDGLQTGVMGTIVFAGSSQIIAVERLVAGAGAGAALLAGLALNLRLLLITASLRDEFAGRPWWQVLLGVHLATDENWALMHAMRARGRGAGYWYLVGGGLGLMAVWVLSTVAGTSFAAVVPEPRALGMDFAFTAAFIAILRSLWHGSAMLLPWAVSIATVLLAGRLTALDPTWTLILGGLGGAAIAGVLGND, via the coding sequence GTGTTCGATATAGTTGATCAAAGCCGCCACTTCCACAGGAACTACGCCATGACCCTGCAAGGCCTCCCTCACAGCGGCACGGTCCGCAGCCAGTTGACCGCCGGTTTGCGGGACATCCTGCCCCTGGCGGTTGGCGTAGGTGTCTACGGACTGGCCTTTGGCCTGCTGGCCGCGCAGGCCCGGATGGACGGACTTCAGACTGGAGTGATGGGCACCATCGTCTTTGCCGGTTCCTCGCAGATCATCGCTGTGGAACGGCTGGTGGCCGGGGCTGGCGCCGGGGCAGCGCTCCTGGCCGGGCTGGCGCTGAACCTGCGGCTGCTGCTGATCACGGCCTCGCTGAGGGATGAATTCGCCGGACGCCCTTGGTGGCAAGTCCTCCTTGGCGTGCATCTGGCAACGGATGAAAACTGGGCGCTGATGCACGCGATGCGCGCCCGCGGCCGCGGCGCCGGATACTGGTATCTTGTGGGTGGCGGCCTGGGGCTGATGGCGGTCTGGGTGTTGTCAACAGTGGCAGGGACCTCCTTTGCCGCGGTGGTGCCGGAGCCGCGCGCCCTAGGGATGGATTTCGCCTTCACTGCCGCCTTCATTGCGATCCTGCGATCATTGTGGCACGGCAGCGCGATGCTGCTGCCCTGGGCGGTATCCATCGCAACAGTGCTGCTGGCCGGCCGGCTCACTGCGCTGGATCCCACCTGGACCCTCATCCTGGGCGGCCTCGGCGGTGCGGCGATAGCCGGAGTGCTGGGCAATGACTGA
- a CDS encoding AzlD family protein, translating into MTETWTLILGLAAATFAVRLSGCLLGRRLPDHGPWARGLQALPGCLILSLVTYLLMQGGPREWAAGAAALTVALLTRSLPLTMATGIAAICLLRAYF; encoded by the coding sequence ATGACTGAGACCTGGACCCTGATCCTTGGCCTGGCTGCCGCCACTTTTGCAGTGCGGCTGTCGGGCTGCTTGCTGGGAAGGCGGCTTCCGGACCACGGGCCCTGGGCGCGTGGTCTGCAGGCACTGCCCGGCTGCCTGATCTTATCCTTGGTTACCTATCTGCTTATGCAAGGCGGGCCGCGGGAATGGGCGGCCGGGGCAGCCGCACTGACGGTGGCGCTGCTTACCCGCAGCCTGCCGCTGACGATGGCTACTGGGATCGCCGCGATCTGCCTGCTCAGAGCCTATTTCTGA
- a CDS encoding aldehyde dehydrogenase family protein translates to MIEKRDFYINGQWVSPAEPNDFEVINPSTEEPCAVISLGSEADTNAAVAAAKAAFPGWMATPVEQRIALVEKLVEIYEARAEDMAQAMSLEMGAPINLSRTSQVGAGSWHLRNFIAAAKEFKFDAPLNENSPNDRIIHEPVGVCALITPWNWPMNQVTLKVGAAAIAGCTMVLKPSEQSPLNAMIFAEMMDEVGFPAGVFNLVNGDGTGVGAQLTGHPDVDMVSFTGSTRAGIAISQNAAQTLKKVHLELGGKGANVIFEDADDKAVKRGVLHMMQNTGQSCNAPSRMLVQNSIYDRVVSEAAEVASKVEVGPADREGRHIGPVVNELQWNKIQDLIQKGIDEGARLVAGGTGRPDGLNKGYYVKPTVFADVNNQMTIAREEIFGPVLSIIPFETEEEAIEIANDTPYGLTNYVQTQDGARANRMARALRSGMVEMNGKSRSAGSPFGGMKQSGKGREGGKWGIEDFLEVKAVGGWAAE, encoded by the coding sequence ATGATCGAGAAACGCGACTTTTACATCAATGGCCAGTGGGTGTCTCCCGCTGAGCCGAACGACTTTGAGGTAATCAATCCCTCGACGGAGGAACCCTGCGCAGTGATTTCACTGGGCTCGGAGGCTGACACCAACGCTGCGGTAGCGGCGGCCAAGGCGGCCTTCCCTGGCTGGATGGCCACACCGGTGGAACAGCGCATCGCGCTGGTGGAAAAGCTGGTCGAAATCTATGAAGCCCGGGCTGAGGATATGGCCCAGGCGATGTCGCTGGAAATGGGCGCGCCGATCAACCTGTCGCGCACGTCGCAAGTCGGTGCCGGCAGTTGGCACCTGCGCAACTTTATCGCTGCGGCCAAGGAGTTCAAGTTCGACGCGCCGCTGAACGAGAACAGCCCCAACGACCGTATCATCCACGAGCCGGTTGGCGTGTGCGCGCTGATCACACCTTGGAACTGGCCGATGAACCAGGTCACGCTCAAGGTGGGTGCGGCGGCAATCGCTGGCTGTACGATGGTCCTGAAACCGTCTGAGCAAAGCCCGCTGAACGCAATGATCTTTGCCGAGATGATGGATGAGGTCGGCTTCCCCGCAGGTGTTTTCAACCTTGTGAACGGCGATGGAACCGGTGTCGGCGCGCAGCTGACCGGGCACCCGGATGTGGACATGGTGTCCTTCACCGGCTCCACCCGTGCAGGCATCGCGATTTCGCAGAATGCGGCTCAGACGTTGAAGAAAGTGCATCTTGAGCTGGGCGGCAAAGGCGCCAACGTGATCTTTGAAGATGCCGACGATAAGGCGGTTAAACGCGGCGTGCTGCACATGATGCAGAACACCGGGCAAAGCTGCAACGCGCCCAGCCGGATGCTGGTGCAGAACAGCATCTATGACCGCGTAGTGTCCGAGGCTGCGGAAGTGGCCTCCAAAGTCGAAGTCGGTCCTGCTGATCGGGAAGGCCGCCACATCGGCCCGGTGGTGAATGAGCTGCAGTGGAACAAGATCCAGGATCTGATCCAGAAAGGTATCGACGAAGGCGCTCGCCTGGTCGCAGGCGGCACCGGGCGTCCGGACGGGCTCAACAAGGGCTATTATGTGAAGCCGACGGTCTTCGCCGATGTGAACAACCAGATGACCATCGCGCGCGAAGAGATCTTCGGGCCGGTTCTGTCGATCATTCCCTTTGAGACAGAAGAAGAGGCGATCGAGATTGCCAACGACACGCCCTATGGCTTGACCAACTATGTGCAGACGCAGGACGGCGCCCGCGCCAACCGCATGGCCCGCGCCCTGCGCTCCGGCATGGTGGAGATGAACGGCAAGTCGCGCTCGGCGGGTTCGCCCTTTGGCGGTATGAAACAGTCCGGAAAGGGCCGCGAAGGCGGCAAGTGGGGGATTGAGGATTTCCTGGAGGTTAAGGCTGTGGGAGGCTGGGCTGCTGAGTAA
- a CDS encoding peroxiredoxin yields MGLRINDVVPDFTAETDQGTINFHDWIGDSWAILFSHPKDFTPVCTTEFSAVAQLNDEWAKRNTKVIGVSVDSAEDHRKWKKDIEEYGKANPGFPIIADDGLAVSKAFDMLPAEAYLPDGRTPADSATVRSVFIIGPDKQLKLSMTYPMTVGRNFAEILRALDGLQMSGKGVATPANWVPGEDVIIPPSVSDEEATAKFGEYETIFPYLRKTKAPE; encoded by the coding sequence ATGGGTTTGCGCATTAACGACGTGGTCCCGGATTTTACCGCTGAAACCGACCAGGGCACGATCAACTTCCATGACTGGATCGGCGACAGCTGGGCGATCCTGTTTTCCCACCCCAAGGACTTCACCCCGGTCTGCACTACGGAGTTTTCCGCCGTCGCGCAGCTGAATGACGAATGGGCCAAGCGGAACACCAAGGTGATCGGCGTGTCCGTCGACAGCGCCGAGGATCACCGCAAGTGGAAGAAGGACATCGAGGAATACGGCAAAGCCAATCCCGGCTTCCCGATTATCGCCGATGACGGTCTGGCGGTGTCCAAGGCGTTCGACATGCTGCCCGCCGAAGCTTATCTGCCCGACGGCCGCACCCCGGCGGACAGTGCTACCGTGCGCTCCGTGTTCATTATCGGCCCGGACAAGCAGCTGAAGCTGTCGATGACCTACCCGATGACCGTGGGCCGCAACTTTGCTGAGATCCTGCGGGCCCTGGACGGGCTGCAGATGTCCGGAAAAGGCGTCGCCACGCCTGCCAACTGGGTGCCGGGCGAAGACGTGATTATCCCGCCGAGCGTTTCCGACGAGGAAGCCACCGCAAAGTTCGGCGAGTACGAAACCATCTTCCCTTACCTGCGCAAAACCAAAGCGCCAGAGTAA
- a CDS encoding mannose-1-phosphate guanylyltransferase/mannose-6-phosphate isomerase — protein MQITPVLMCGGSGTRLWPLSRESYPKQFTSLKGGKTLFQESVGRLSGQGFAEPIVVTNSDFRFIVTEQLLGVGIDPGAILIEPDRRNTAPAVLAAALHAFDEDPDALLIVAPSDHVIPDADAFRAAIQAGTERALAGDLVTFGIVPTHPETGYGYLELDGEAEPGKPTPLSRFVEKPDAASAARMLAAGNYLWNAGIFLFTARALITAFEQHAAHLVDPVRNSVENAKADLGFLRLDPASWSAAEDISIDYAIMEKAKNICSVPFEGKWSDLGDWNAVWAESDPDSHGVATNGNAAAIDCKDVLLRSESEGQQIVGLGLDGIVAIAMPDAVLVADKSRTQDVKKAVELLKSQQAPQAVQFPRDHRPWGYFDSLATGRRFQVKRIVVKPGAALSLQSHFHRSEHWIVVQGTVRVTVDGTQKLVAENQSVYIPLGAVHRMENPGKLDMVLIEVQTGSYLGEDDIVRYEDVYARNESD, from the coding sequence ATGCAGATCACTCCAGTCCTGATGTGCGGAGGCTCGGGAACGCGGCTGTGGCCATTGTCGCGGGAATCCTACCCCAAGCAGTTCACGTCCCTGAAAGGCGGCAAGACCCTGTTCCAGGAAAGCGTCGGGCGTTTGTCAGGCCAAGGGTTTGCGGAGCCCATCGTGGTGACCAACTCGGATTTCCGCTTCATCGTGACCGAGCAATTGCTTGGGGTCGGCATTGACCCGGGCGCGATCCTGATCGAACCGGACCGGCGCAATACCGCGCCTGCGGTGCTGGCCGCCGCATTGCATGCTTTTGACGAGGACCCCGATGCGCTGCTGATCGTGGCTCCTTCGGACCATGTTATCCCCGATGCGGATGCTTTCCGCGCCGCAATTCAGGCGGGAACTGAGCGGGCGCTTGCAGGCGATCTCGTGACCTTCGGTATCGTTCCGACGCACCCGGAAACCGGCTATGGCTATCTCGAGCTGGACGGAGAAGCCGAGCCTGGAAAGCCGACGCCGCTAAGCCGTTTTGTCGAAAAGCCTGACGCTGCCTCCGCGGCCAGGATGCTGGCCGCCGGCAACTACCTTTGGAACGCAGGCATCTTCCTGTTCACCGCCCGTGCGCTCATTACCGCCTTTGAACAGCACGCTGCCCATCTGGTCGATCCGGTCCGCAACTCCGTCGAAAACGCCAAGGCGGATCTGGGCTTTCTGCGCCTGGACCCGGCCTCCTGGTCTGCGGCGGAGGACATCTCGATCGACTATGCGATCATGGAGAAGGCCAAGAATATCTGCTCGGTGCCCTTTGAGGGAAAATGGTCTGACCTTGGGGATTGGAACGCCGTCTGGGCAGAGAGTGACCCGGATTCGCACGGTGTCGCCACGAATGGCAACGCTGCGGCGATTGACTGCAAGGATGTGCTACTGCGGTCCGAATCCGAGGGCCAGCAGATCGTCGGTTTGGGGCTGGACGGGATCGTGGCCATTGCCATGCCTGATGCTGTGCTTGTTGCAGACAAGTCGCGCACCCAAGACGTCAAGAAGGCCGTCGAGCTGCTGAAATCCCAGCAGGCACCGCAGGCGGTGCAGTTCCCGCGCGATCACCGCCCGTGGGGCTATTTCGACAGCCTGGCGACAGGACGCCGGTTCCAGGTCAAACGGATTGTTGTGAAACCGGGCGCTGCCCTCTCGCTGCAGAGCCATTTCCACCGGTCGGAGCACTGGATAGTAGTGCAGGGCACAGTGCGCGTGACCGTAGACGGCACCCAGAAGCTGGTCGCCGAAAACCAGTCCGTCTACATCCCGCTAGGGGCCGTTCACCGGATGGAGAATCCCGGCAAGCTGGACATGGTGCTGATCGAAGTCCAGACCGGATCCTACCTCGGCGAAGATGACATCGTCCGGTATGAGGATGTTTACGCCCGCAACGAAAGCGACTGA
- a CDS encoding glycosyltransferase family 4 protein produces MRPLFYDLTELLYLSHGFKTYYGIAKVVAEGAKEAFRANNGTRFVAYSQGHDAFFEVFPKYDDTAEGGIDLNVPNSGKPYFMRRIHNRKKKKALHYIAPFVFGVVDLIERSRWALSGADNPIVSLDGGAWVSCGRPKLIIHPIKHLQKLDVEIHVLIHDMIPLHDFKRGGAPDFSSSFLGDNQWLLEHADHVIGNSQFTIDDAKDFARQGILPELKRTSVAPLVHELRAGDEEQSVELPERPYFLMVGTMLGRKNLDVVLNAMNLIAKRGETPPLLVLAGKRRHRTMDYLDKEEMALVKPHVLQLDTPNQSDLVRLYEASQGVILPSRIEGWGLPAGEALWAGVPAVCADIPVMHEVCGDLGLYFEVDDPETLAGHMQRLTQDPAFSAEWRAKIAANRDRLRTWRDFGQDLLANVAANSEPARAQSLSLRA; encoded by the coding sequence ATGCGTCCGCTCTTTTACGATTTGACCGAGCTGCTGTATTTGTCTCACGGGTTTAAAACTTACTACGGTATTGCCAAGGTCGTTGCGGAAGGCGCCAAAGAGGCCTTCCGGGCGAATAACGGCACCCGGTTTGTTGCGTATTCTCAGGGGCATGACGCATTTTTTGAGGTTTTCCCGAAATATGACGATACCGCTGAAGGCGGGATCGACCTGAATGTGCCGAATTCCGGCAAGCCGTATTTCATGCGCCGGATTCACAACCGCAAGAAAAAGAAGGCTCTGCACTACATTGCCCCCTTCGTGTTCGGTGTTGTGGACCTGATTGAACGCTCCCGCTGGGCGCTGAGCGGCGCTGACAATCCTATCGTGTCCCTCGATGGCGGGGCCTGGGTCAGTTGCGGGCGGCCCAAGCTGATCATTCACCCGATCAAGCACCTGCAAAAGCTGGACGTGGAAATCCATGTGCTGATTCATGATATGATCCCGCTGCATGACTTCAAACGCGGCGGTGCGCCGGACTTTTCCAGTTCTTTCCTGGGCGACAACCAGTGGCTGCTGGAGCACGCGGACCATGTCATTGGCAATTCGCAATTCACTATCGACGATGCCAAGGACTTTGCCCGCCAAGGCATCCTTCCGGAGCTTAAGCGGACCTCCGTTGCGCCGCTGGTGCATGAACTGCGCGCCGGGGATGAAGAGCAGTCGGTGGAACTCCCCGAACGGCCCTATTTCCTGATGGTCGGCACGATGCTGGGCCGCAAGAACCTGGATGTGGTTCTGAATGCGATGAACCTGATCGCCAAGCGGGGCGAGACGCCGCCGCTGCTTGTGCTGGCCGGCAAGCGGCGCCACCGCACGATGGACTACCTCGACAAGGAGGAAATGGCGCTGGTCAAACCGCATGTCCTACAGCTCGACACGCCAAATCAAAGCGATCTGGTGCGGCTGTACGAAGCCTCGCAAGGGGTGATCCTGCCGTCCCGCATCGAAGGCTGGGGGCTTCCTGCCGGCGAAGCGCTGTGGGCCGGTGTTCCGGCAGTTTGCGCGGACATTCCCGTGATGCACGAGGTTTGCGGCGATCTGGGGCTGTATTTTGAGGTGGATGATCCGGAAACCCTTGCGGGCCATATGCAGCGTCTGACGCAGGATCCGGCATTTTCTGCCGAGTGGCGGGCGAAGATCGCGGCGAACCGCGACCGGCTGCGCACCTGGCGGGACTTCGGCCAAGACCTGCTGGCCAATGTCGCTGCCAATTCCGAGCCCGCCCGCGCTCAGTCGCTTTCGTTGCGGGCGTAA
- the pnp gene encoding polyribonucleotide nucleotidyltransferase, whose amino-acid sequence MFNVTKKSMQWGEETLTLETGKVARQADGSVIATLGETSVMANVTFARQQKPGQDFFPLTVHYQEKYYAAGKVPGGFFKREARPTEKETLTARLIDRPIRPLFVPGFKNEVLVMCTVLSHDLVNDPDIVAMIAASAALTISGAPFMGPIAGARVGFVDGEYVLNPTVDDMQDLRLNPEQRLDLVVAGTKNAVMMVESEAYELTEAEMLGAVNFAHEQIQPVIDLIISLAEETAKEPFDFQAPDYSELYEAVKAAGEEQMRAAFAITDKQERTAAVAAARETIKAALTEEQLEDANLGSAMKKLEAGILRGDVVKGGKRIDGRDTTTVRQIVAETGLLPRTHGSALFTRGETQGLVVTTLGTGDDEQFIDALHGNFKSNFLLHYNFPPYSVGEVGRVGSPGRREIGHGKLAWRALQAVLPAPTDFPYTIRVVSEITESNGSSSMASVCGGSLSMMDAGVPLKAPVAGVAMGLILEDDGSYAVLTDILGDEDHLGDMDFKVAGTENGITSLQMDIKVAGITPEIMEKALAQAKDGRLHILNEMGKALSETNEFSVHAPRIETMQIPTDKIREVIGSGGKVIREIVEVSGAKVDINDDGVIKIASPNGDAIQKAYDMIYSIVAEPEEGQVYTGKVVKIVDFGAFVNFFGKRDGLVHVSQIENRRLNHPSDVLKEGQEVKVKLLGFDDRGKVRLSMKVVDQETGEEIQKEEAAEG is encoded by the coding sequence ATGTTTAACGTTACGAAGAAATCGATGCAGTGGGGCGAGGAAACGCTCACACTGGAAACCGGCAAGGTTGCCCGCCAGGCTGATGGCTCCGTGATTGCCACCCTGGGCGAAACCTCGGTCATGGCCAACGTGACCTTTGCCCGTCAGCAGAAGCCCGGCCAGGACTTCTTCCCGCTGACCGTGCACTACCAGGAAAAATACTATGCTGCGGGCAAGGTGCCCGGCGGCTTCTTCAAGCGCGAAGCGCGCCCGACCGAAAAAGAAACCCTGACCGCGCGTCTGATCGACCGTCCGATCCGCCCGCTGTTTGTTCCCGGCTTCAAGAACGAAGTGCTGGTGATGTGCACCGTGCTGAGCCACGACCTGGTCAATGACCCGGACATCGTTGCGATGATCGCTGCCTCCGCTGCGCTGACCATTTCCGGCGCGCCGTTCATGGGCCCGATCGCTGGCGCCCGCGTCGGCTTTGTTGACGGCGAATACGTGCTGAACCCGACCGTCGACGACATGCAGGACCTGCGCCTCAACCCCGAGCAGCGCCTTGACCTGGTTGTGGCCGGCACCAAGAACGCTGTGATGATGGTGGAATCGGAAGCTTATGAGCTGACCGAGGCCGAGATGCTGGGCGCGGTGAACTTCGCGCATGAGCAGATCCAGCCGGTGATCGACCTGATCATCTCGCTGGCCGAAGAGACCGCAAAAGAGCCCTTCGACTTCCAGGCGCCGGATTACTCCGAGCTGTACGAAGCTGTTAAGGCCGCCGGCGAAGAGCAGATGCGCGCCGCATTCGCGATCACCGATAAGCAAGAGCGCACCGCCGCTGTTGCCGCTGCCCGTGAAACTATCAAAGCAGCGCTGACCGAAGAGCAGTTGGAAGACGCCAACCTCGGCTCTGCCATGAAGAAACTGGAAGCCGGCATCCTGCGCGGCGACGTGGTCAAGGGCGGCAAGCGGATCGACGGCCGTGACACCACCACCGTGCGCCAGATCGTTGCCGAAACCGGCCTGCTGCCGCGCACCCATGGTTCCGCCCTGTTCACCCGCGGCGAGACCCAGGGCCTGGTCGTGACCACGCTGGGCACCGGCGACGATGAGCAGTTCATCGATGCGCTGCACGGCAACTTCAAATCCAACTTCCTGCTGCACTACAACTTCCCGCCGTACTCGGTTGGCGAAGTGGGCCGTGTCGGCTCCCCGGGCCGCCGCGAAATCGGCCACGGCAAGCTGGCCTGGCGCGCGCTGCAGGCGGTTCTGCCGGCACCGACCGACTTCCCCTATACCATTCGCGTGGTGTCGGAGATCACCGAGTCCAACGGCTCCTCCTCGATGGCTTCCGTCTGCGGCGGCTCGCTGTCGATGATGGACGCTGGCGTGCCGCTGAAGGCCCCGGTTGCCGGTGTGGCGATGGGCCTGATCTTGGAAGACGACGGCTCCTATGCGGTGCTGACAGACATCCTGGGTGACGAAGACCACCTGGGCGACATGGACTTCAAGGTGGCAGGCACCGAGAACGGCATCACCTCGCTGCAGATGGACATCAAGGTTGCCGGCATCACCCCGGAAATCATGGAGAAAGCCCTGGCCCAAGCCAAGGACGGCCGTCTGCACATCCTGAACGAGATGGGCAAGGCGCTGTCCGAGACCAACGAGTTCTCGGTCCACGCCCCGCGCATTGAGACCATGCAGATCCCGACCGACAAGATCCGCGAAGTGATCGGTTCCGGCGGCAAGGTGATCCGCGAGATCGTCGAAGTGTCCGGCGCCAAGGTCGACATCAACGACGACGGTGTGATCAAGATTGCGAGCCCGAACGGCGATGCCATCCAGAAGGCCTATGACATGATCTATTCGATCGTGGCAGAGCCGGAAGAAGGCCAAGTCTACACCGGCAAGGTTGTGAAGATCGTCGACTTCGGCGCCTTCGTGAACTTTTTCGGCAAACGCGACGGCCTGGTGCATGTCTCCCAGATCGAAAACCGCCGCCTGAACCATCCTTCGGACGTTCTGAAGGAAGGCCAGGAAGTGAAGGTCAAGCTGCTGGGCTTTGATGACCGCGGCAAGGTCCGCCTGTCGATGAAAGTTGTCGACCAGGAAACCGGTGAAGAAATCCAGAAAGAGGAAGCTGCCGAAGGCTAA